Proteins encoded together in one Salvelinus namaycush isolate Seneca chromosome 26, SaNama_1.0, whole genome shotgun sequence window:
- the LOC120021772 gene encoding proteinase-activated receptor 3-like codes for MGKLLLFLMVSFLLLDVTFQSKGKRAKKSKWNITLIPRTFKGKIIQLKSVSLPNASQQTQTQQAPHYSGLPTASAPTPPALWLLSNDTATYLAGPLSRWVIPGFYMLAIVVGIPANVAILSAVATEVRRVSSAILYCSLAVSDLFLLLSLVFKAHYHLHGNHWVFGETACRIVTACFYGNLYCSAHTLACISVKRYLAVVRPFLYKSLPKRAYTAWASVVVWGVFGAAVIPELLVRQSYHLPQLGLTTCHDVLPLDYSSHAPLLYYKLGLTFLGLLVPLVVTAVCYARIVRELNHSHHDWALYVKASSLVFVIFVACFGPAGTLHFLHYVRRLADEEDSFYGYFKVAVCLCCLHACLDPFLFLLMSKSAGSKLHFMTLKGKTLSIST; via the exons ATGGGGAAACTTTTGCTATTTTTAATGGTTTCTTTTCTTTTGCTGGATGTGACATTTCAATCCAAAG GGAAAAGGGCCAAGAAATCCAAGTGGAACATCACTCTAATTCCCAGAACATTTAAAGGAAAAATCATACAGTTAAAGTCTGTGTCTCTCCCTAATGCCAgccaacagacacagacacaacaaGCACCCCATTATTCTGGCCTCCCCACTGCCTCTGCTCCTACCCCTCCGGCGCTGTGGTTGCTAAGCAACGACACAGCGACGTACCTCGCCGGCCCCTTGAGCAGGTGGGTCATCCCCGGTTTTTACATGCTGGCCATTGTCGTGGGGATCCCGGCCAACGTAGCCATCTTGTCCGCCGTGGCCACCGAAGTCAGGAGGGTGTCGTCGGCCATCCTCTACTGCAGCCTGGCCGTCTccgacctcttcctcctcctctccctcgtcTTCAAGGCCCACTACCATCTCCACGGCAACCACTGGGTGTTCGGCGAGACTGCCTGCCGCATCGTCACAGCCTGTTTCTACGGCAACCTGTACTGCTCGGCACACACGCTAGCCTGTATTAGCGTCAAACGCTACCTGGCCGTGGTGCGCCCATTTCTCTACAAGAGCCTCCCCAAGAGGGCCTATACCGCCTGGGCCAGCGTGGTTGTTTGGGGGGTGTTTGGGGCTGCTGTCATACCCGAGCTCCTGGTCCGGCAGAGCTACCACCTCCCTCAGCTAGGCCTCACCACTTGCCATGATGTTCTTCCACTGGACTACAGCTCCCATGCTCCTCTGCTCTACTACAAGCTGGGCCTGACCTTTCTGGGTCTACTAGTCCCGCTGGTGGTCACGGCTGTGTGTTATGCACGGATAGTCCGAGAACTCAACCACTCACACCACGACTGGGCGCTGTATGTCAAGGCTAGCTCGCTGGTGTTTGTGATTTTCGTGGCATGTTTCGGCCCCGCCGGGACCCTCCACTTCCTGCATTATGTGCGTCGGTTGGCGGACGAAGAGGACAGCTTCTACGGCTACTTCAAAGTGGCAGTGTGTCTGTGCTGTCTGCATGCCTGCCTGGACCCATTCCTCTTCCTCCTTATGTCCAAATCAGCCGGATCCAAACTCCACTTCATGACCCTCAAGGGGAAGACTCTGAGCATCTCCACCTGA